The proteins below come from a single Streptococcus canis genomic window:
- a CDS encoding LacI family DNA-binding transcriptional regulator: MVTIKDVAKLAGVSPSTASRAINDNHMISQATKDRVRKAMEALDYSPNYSAQNLVKRQSNAVGIILPVRVSQDSLGNNPFFMQIIQGIAGVCTDNGYMVSLATGRSDDELLTNVQNMIRSGHIGKLIFLYSKTDDKVFDFVKKQRVDCVVVGQSYVTDNGNAKFVNNDNRQAGYDATAFLLERGFKQITYVYTDMDELVQAERYIGYAKKMTSQGLTAQTLNVTTERGEAIESQVQTFLTKHPQTAFVTCDDMLAIHLQRMVKQTLGNRQLPLISFNNSVLAELANPSLTSVEIFPYQLGEKAAELVLAISSDQSVVHLIPHQIIERESTQLTMS; this comes from the coding sequence TTGGTTACCATTAAAGATGTTGCGAAGTTAGCAGGCGTGTCACCTTCAACCGCTTCGCGTGCCATCAATGACAATCACATGATTAGTCAGGCAACAAAAGACCGCGTGAGAAAAGCCATGGAAGCATTGGATTATTCACCCAATTATTCCGCACAAAATTTGGTCAAGCGGCAGTCTAATGCTGTTGGGATTATTTTGCCAGTGCGCGTGAGCCAAGATTCTCTGGGGAACAATCCCTTTTTCATGCAAATTATCCAAGGCATCGCAGGTGTCTGTACCGATAATGGCTATATGGTCAGTCTAGCGACTGGTCGCAGTGATGACGAGTTATTGACAAATGTCCAAAACATGATTCGTAGTGGGCATATTGGCAAACTGATTTTCCTTTATTCCAAAACAGATGACAAGGTCTTTGACTTTGTCAAAAAACAGAGGGTTGACTGTGTCGTGGTCGGGCAGTCTTACGTGACTGATAATGGCAATGCCAAATTTGTGAATAATGACAATCGTCAAGCTGGCTATGATGCGACAGCTTTCCTGTTGGAGCGTGGGTTTAAGCAAATCACTTATGTCTACACAGACATGGATGAATTGGTGCAAGCTGAGCGCTATATTGGTTATGCCAAAAAGATGACCTCTCAAGGCTTGACTGCTCAAACCCTTAACGTGACTACAGAAAGAGGAGAGGCTATTGAGTCACAGGTTCAAACCTTTTTGACCAAGCACCCTCAAACAGCCTTTGTGACCTGTGATGATATGTTGGCTATCCATCTGCAACGCATGGTCAAACAGACTCTAGGCAACCGACAGCTTCCTCTTATCAGCTTTAATAATTCTGTTTTAGCCGAATTAGCCAATCCTTCGTTGACATCGGTAGAAATCTTCCCCTATCAACTGGGAGAAAAGGCGGCAGAATTAGTGCTAGCCATTAGCTCAGACCAATCAGTTGTCCACTTGATTCCTCATCAGATCATAGAAAGAGAGTCAACCCAGTTGACAATGTCATAA
- a CDS encoding 16S rRNA (uracil(1498)-N(3))-methyltransferase: MQQYFIKGKAEKQVTITDKDTIKHMFQVMRLTDEAELVLVFDDGVKYLAKVTNSISHELEIIETLPDQVELPVEVTIASGFPKGDKLDTIAQKVTELGADALWGYPADWSVVKWDGKKLAKKEDKLAKIVLGAAEQSKRNKVPEVRLFEQKVEFLKALPDFDHMFVAYEETAKAGQLATLARELKDVKSGAKILFIFGPEGGISPNEMAHFEAAGAIKVGLGPRIMRTETAPLYALSAISYALELQVASDKD, translated from the coding sequence ATGCAACAGTATTTTATCAAAGGCAAAGCAGAAAAACAGGTAACGATTACCGATAAAGATACCATCAAGCACATGTTTCAGGTCATGCGCTTGACTGACGAGGCAGAATTAGTCTTGGTATTTGATGACGGGGTGAAGTATTTGGCCAAAGTGACCAATAGCATTTCTCATGAGTTAGAGATTATAGAGACCTTGCCAGATCAAGTTGAATTGCCTGTTGAGGTGACCATCGCTTCAGGTTTTCCCAAAGGAGATAAGTTAGACACGATTGCCCAGAAAGTGACTGAGTTGGGAGCTGATGCACTGTGGGGCTACCCAGCAGACTGGTCGGTGGTCAAATGGGATGGCAAAAAATTAGCTAAAAAAGAAGACAAACTGGCTAAAATTGTTTTAGGAGCTGCTGAGCAGAGCAAACGAAATAAGGTGCCAGAGGTGCGTCTTTTTGAACAAAAAGTAGAGTTTTTAAAAGCCTTGCCTGACTTTGACCATATGTTTGTTGCGTACGAAGAAACAGCTAAGGCAGGTCAGCTAGCGACCCTGGCACGTGAATTAAAAGACGTTAAGTCAGGGGCAAAAATCCTTTTTATCTTTGGACCAGAAGGGGGGATTTCCCCAAATGAAATGGCCCATTTTGAGGCAGCAGGTGCTATTAAGGTAGGCTTGGGTCCTCGCATTATGCGAACAGAAACCGCCCCGCTATATGCCTTGAGTGCTATCAGTTATGCCTTAGAACTACAAGTGGCATCTGATAAAGACTAG
- the prmA gene encoding 50S ribosomal protein L11 methyltransferase: METWQEVTVHVHRDAQEAVSNLLIETGSQGVAITDSADYIGQEDRFGELYPDVEQSDMIAITAYYPSSTNMADVRVTINEQLAKLASFGLQVGQVTVDSQELAEEDWADNWKTYYEPARITHDLTIVPSWTDYEASAGEKVIKLDPGMAFGTGTHPTTKMSLFALEQVLRGGETVIDVGTGSGVLSIASSLLGAKTIYAYDLDDVAVRVAQENIDLNQGTDNIHVAAGDLLKGVEQEADVIVANILADILVLLTDDAYRLVKKEGYLILSGIISEKLDMVLEAAFSVGFFLETHMIQGEWNALIFKKTDDISGVIGG; the protein is encoded by the coding sequence ATGGAAACATGGCAGGAAGTAACGGTTCATGTGCATCGTGATGCGCAAGAGGCTGTTTCAAATTTGTTAATTGAAACAGGCAGTCAAGGGGTCGCTATCACAGATAGCGCAGACTATATTGGTCAGGAAGATCGCTTTGGGGAGTTGTACCCAGATGTGGAGCAGTCGGACATGATAGCTATCACAGCCTATTACCCAAGTAGCACTAATATGGCAGATGTGAGGGTGACTATTAATGAACAGTTGGCGAAGTTGGCTAGCTTTGGGTTACAGGTTGGTCAGGTTACCGTGGACAGTCAGGAATTGGCTGAAGAAGACTGGGCAGACAATTGGAAAACATACTATGAGCCAGCTCGCATCACGCATGATCTAACCATTGTCCCTAGTTGGACGGATTATGAAGCTTCTGCTGGGGAAAAGGTTATTAAGTTAGACCCAGGCATGGCATTTGGGACAGGAACACATCCCACAACTAAGATGAGCCTCTTTGCCTTGGAACAGGTCCTTCGTGGTGGTGAGACAGTCATCGATGTAGGGACTGGTTCAGGTGTCCTCTCGATTGCGAGTTCCTTGCTGGGGGCTAAAACCATCTACGCTTATGACTTAGATGACGTGGCTGTTCGAGTGGCCCAAGAAAATATTGATTTGAACCAAGGAACAGACAACATTCATGTGGCTGCTGGCGACCTCTTAAAAGGCGTTGAGCAAGAGGCAGATGTGATTGTGGCTAACATTTTAGCAGATATTTTAGTGTTATTGACTGACGATGCCTATCGCTTGGTCAAAAAGGAAGGTTATCTGATCTTATCAGGTATCATTTCAGAGAAGCTGGACATGGTTTTGGAGGCTGCCTTTAGCGTAGGTTTTTTCCTAGAAACGCACATGATACAAGGGGAGTGGAATGCCCTTATTTTCAAAAAAACAGATGATATATCAGGAGTGATTGGCGGTTAA
- a CDS encoding DUF3013 family protein: MAKYGFLSVLEEEMDKHFQYDYAMDWDKKNHAVEVTFILEAQNKKAIETIDDNGEVTQDDIVFEDYVLFYNPAKSQFDAADYLVTIPFDAKKGFSREFLAYFAQVLNDVAIEGHSDLMDFLADDSKVDFSLEWNAQAFEEGQQGLEEGTHYPYPRY, translated from the coding sequence ATGGCAAAATATGGCTTTTTATCAGTATTAGAAGAAGAAATGGACAAGCATTTTCAGTATGACTATGCCATGGATTGGGACAAGAAAAATCATGCGGTTGAGGTAACTTTTATTTTAGAAGCTCAAAATAAAAAGGCTATCGAAACCATTGACGACAATGGGGAAGTGACCCAAGATGACATTGTCTTTGAGGACTATGTACTCTTTTACAACCCTGCCAAGTCTCAATTTGATGCAGCAGATTATTTGGTAACCATTCCTTTTGATGCTAAAAAGGGCTTCTCTCGTGAATTCTTAGCTTACTTTGCGCAAGTTCTCAACGATGTGGCTATTGAGGGGCACAGCGATTTAATGGATTTCTTAGCTGATGACAGCAAGGTTGATTTCAGCTTGGAATGGAACGCGCAAGCTTTTGAAGAAGGTCAACAAGGACTAGAAGAGGGGACACACTACCCTTATCCGAGGTACTAA
- a CDS encoding amidase family protein — protein MRYAKRYPSQTRQVLLTLLLVTASLQAGAMTAYADESRADHQPPMAQVDTSQATTPSAKTAIAAEPTVTISTTDQVPLVAPTVASPPTTISSELPPITLEDYKSASASQLAKWTRQQRVTGQQLLDFALETIKETDPDLNNVISLREPLARQESEQMIDQGQPFYKVPILVKGLGHTIAGSSNTNGLAFLKDKTSSSTSAFVKQLQKAGFIVVGQSSFPEMGWINVTNSNLYGNTHNPWKLEQNPGGSSGGSAAAVASGQVSLASASDGGGSTRIPASWSGLIGLHPTRGILEGNPTSERSNVSHFALTKSMEDTRRLFQFLLKDKAKAQQNHKRLDQSIPIAYTTQTPAGTPISKEAIAAVKEAVAFLEEQGYQTVEVPYPVDGKIMMQYYYTIAASVAPSINVMAQQTLKHPLQKDDVELLSWALYQTGKDLTKEDVNKAWEGIATMTNQLNQFYQKYPIFLTPTTAYPAPAADYHHIPKDLVAQLSDMSGLSKEEKLDLIYRQWLPAWTLTPFTQLANLTGTPSLSLPTHVTASGLPLGILVNSGAHNDSLLLQLGDLFEKANRFHILTARQKGLPVAPVKQKSPNNKDKRDKKQPIAVHYHTKSFVSQPNHYTKYNSLPQTGDNQQGGLLMTSYVSLFLGSLLLAGNFRGNKEKI, from the coding sequence ATGAGATATGCTAAACGCTACCCTTCTCAAACAAGGCAAGTGCTTCTGACCTTGTTATTAGTAACTGCCAGCCTACAAGCTGGAGCTATGACTGCTTATGCTGATGAGAGCAGGGCCGATCATCAGCCGCCAATGGCTCAAGTTGACACTAGCCAAGCCACAACCCCATCAGCTAAAACAGCTATAGCTGCTGAGCCGACAGTCACAATCTCAACTACTGATCAAGTTCCCCTAGTCGCACCAACAGTAGCTTCTCCTCCAACAACTATTTCCTCAGAACTACCTCCCATTACCCTAGAAGACTATAAGTCAGCTAGCGCTAGCCAATTAGCCAAATGGACTCGCCAGCAACGGGTCACAGGTCAACAACTACTAGACTTTGCCTTAGAAACCATCAAAGAGACGGATCCCGACCTCAACAATGTGATTTCTCTGCGTGAACCATTGGCTCGACAAGAAAGCGAACAAATGATTGACCAAGGGCAACCCTTTTACAAAGTACCTATTCTGGTTAAAGGGTTAGGACACACCATTGCTGGAAGCAGTAACACCAACGGCCTTGCCTTTTTGAAAGACAAAACCAGCTCATCTACCAGCGCCTTTGTCAAGCAACTTCAAAAGGCTGGTTTTATTGTGGTGGGGCAATCATCTTTCCCAGAAATGGGCTGGATCAACGTTACCAACTCTAACCTCTACGGTAACACGCATAACCCATGGAAACTTGAGCAAAACCCTGGCGGTTCCTCTGGTGGTTCAGCAGCCGCTGTGGCCTCTGGTCAAGTCAGCCTAGCCAGTGCTTCTGACGGTGGCGGCTCGACTCGCATTCCAGCTTCTTGGAGCGGCTTGATTGGTTTACACCCAACGCGTGGTATTTTAGAGGGAAATCCGACTTCTGAACGTAGCAATGTTAGTCATTTTGCCCTCACTAAGAGCATGGAAGACACCAGAAGACTCTTCCAATTTCTCTTAAAAGACAAGGCTAAAGCGCAACAAAATCATAAGCGTTTAGACCAAAGCATTCCCATCGCTTACACCACCCAAACACCAGCCGGAACCCCTATTAGCAAGGAAGCTATTGCGGCGGTCAAAGAAGCTGTGGCTTTCTTAGAGGAACAAGGTTATCAAACCGTTGAGGTTCCTTACCCCGTTGATGGTAAAATCATGATGCAGTATTATTACACCATCGCTGCTTCTGTGGCGCCGTCCATCAATGTTATGGCACAACAAACCTTGAAACACCCGCTTCAAAAAGATGATGTCGAACTCTTATCGTGGGCGCTCTACCAAACTGGCAAGGACTTGACCAAAGAAGATGTCAACAAGGCCTGGGAAGGTATCGCAACCATGACCAACCAATTAAACCAGTTCTACCAAAAATACCCCATCTTCTTGACACCGACAACAGCCTATCCTGCTCCTGCTGCTGATTACCACCATATTCCTAAAGACCTAGTGGCACAGCTCAGTGACATGTCAGGCCTGAGCAAAGAAGAAAAACTAGACCTTATCTATCGGCAGTGGCTACCAGCTTGGACGTTGACACCTTTTACCCAACTTGCTAACCTGACAGGAACACCATCCTTGTCTTTACCAACCCATGTGACGGCAAGTGGTCTACCTCTCGGGATTTTAGTGAATAGCGGAGCTCATAACGACAGTCTCTTGTTGCAACTGGGTGACCTCTTTGAAAAAGCTAATCGGTTCCATATCCTGACGGCTAGACAAAAAGGATTGCCAGTTGCCCCAGTTAAACAGAAATCTCCAAATAACAAGGACAAAAGAGACAAGAAACAGCCTATTGCAGTCCATTATCACACCAAGAGTTTTGTCAGCCAACCTAACCATTACACCAAATACAATAGCCTTCCTCAGACTGGTGACAACCAACAAGGTGGTCTATTAATGACTAGCTATGTTAGCTTATTCCTTGGTAGTCTACTCTTAGCAGGTAACTTCAGGGGAAACAAGGAGAAAATCTAG
- the pabB gene encoding aminodeoxychorismate synthase component I → MHRKTIIDFKELGYRFLFEDPLLELVAKTLDQVGPVIQQVQHYQELGYYVVGYLSYEAATFFDKALQTHDRRLGKEYLAYFTVHKDCRQENLPLDYDSITIPNQWASLTQKEAYQKAIETIQQEMRQGNTYQVNYTIQLTQKLNAADSLAIYNKLVVEQAAGYNAYIAHDDVALISASPELFFKQAGNQLTTKPMKGTTKRGVNSWLDHQEHDWLQADGKNRSENMMIVDLLRNDMGKICQTGSVRVDKLCEVEQYSTVWQMTSTIVGDLKADCDLIDILTALFPCGSITGAPKVSTMAIIKSLESKPRGIYCGTIGICLPDGRRLFNVPIRTIQLSHNQATYGVGGGITWQSKWEDEYEEVHQKTAFLYRHKQIFDLKTTAKVEQKKLTFFEHHLNRLKEAATYFAYPYDEKALQKQLAIYLEDKDDAAYRLTIRLSKDGKVSLSDQLLEPLSADFLTAQLRLQDKDVTASPFTYFKTSYRPHIDPKPYEQVFYNQAGYLLETSIGNLFVQLGQTLYTPPVAAGILPGLFRQELLASGQAQEKWLTLADLKEATAIFGGNAVRGLYPLNLELTHLNTLLANSQD, encoded by the coding sequence ATGCATAGAAAAACCATTATTGATTTCAAGGAGCTCGGATACCGCTTCTTGTTTGAAGACCCCTTGCTAGAGTTGGTAGCCAAGACCTTAGATCAGGTTGGCCCAGTCATTCAACAGGTTCAGCACTACCAAGAACTGGGCTACTACGTGGTGGGGTACCTTAGTTACGAGGCGGCTACCTTTTTTGACAAAGCCTTACAAACACATGATAGAAGACTAGGCAAAGAGTACCTTGCCTATTTTACTGTGCACAAAGATTGTCGCCAAGAAAACCTGCCTCTTGATTATGATAGTATCACTATCCCTAATCAGTGGGCTAGCCTCACTCAAAAAGAGGCTTATCAAAAAGCTATTGAAACCATCCAGCAGGAAATGCGGCAGGGCAATACTTATCAGGTCAACTACACCATTCAATTAACCCAGAAACTCAATGCAGCTGACAGCTTAGCCATTTACAATAAACTCGTCGTTGAACAGGCTGCTGGCTACAATGCTTATATTGCCCATGATGATGTTGCCCTTATCTCGGCCAGTCCCGAATTATTTTTCAAACAAGCAGGCAATCAGTTAACTACAAAACCTATGAAAGGCACTACCAAGCGCGGGGTTAATAGCTGGCTGGATCACCAAGAACATGATTGGCTCCAAGCTGACGGGAAAAATCGTTCCGAAAACATGATGATTGTTGATTTGCTCCGCAATGACATGGGGAAAATTTGCCAAACAGGCAGTGTTCGTGTTGACAAGCTCTGTGAGGTTGAACAATACTCTACCGTCTGGCAAATGACCTCAACCATTGTTGGTGACCTCAAAGCGGACTGTGATCTGATAGACATTCTCACAGCTCTCTTTCCTTGTGGCTCTATCACAGGGGCACCAAAGGTCTCCACCATGGCGATTATCAAATCTCTGGAGTCAAAACCAAGGGGAATTTATTGTGGAACTATCGGCATTTGCCTACCAGACGGTCGCCGTCTCTTCAATGTTCCCATTAGAACCATCCAGCTCAGTCATAACCAAGCTACTTACGGTGTGGGCGGGGGCATCACTTGGCAAAGCAAGTGGGAAGACGAATACGAGGAAGTGCATCAAAAAACAGCCTTTCTCTATCGCCACAAACAAATCTTTGACCTCAAAACAACCGCCAAGGTGGAGCAGAAAAAACTGACCTTCTTTGAGCACCACCTCAATCGGCTTAAAGAAGCAGCCACTTATTTTGCCTACCCTTACGATGAGAAAGCTTTGCAGAAACAACTGGCAATCTACTTAGAAGATAAAGACGATGCTGCCTACCGCTTGACGATTCGTTTATCCAAGGATGGAAAGGTCAGTCTCTCTGATCAACTTTTGGAACCTTTGTCAGCTGATTTTCTGACAGCTCAACTCCGCTTACAGGACAAGGACGTGACAGCTTCGCCTTTTACCTACTTTAAGACCAGTTATAGGCCTCATATTGACCCAAAACCTTATGAACAGGTGTTCTATAACCAAGCTGGGTACTTATTGGAAACTTCCATTGGTAATCTCTTTGTCCAGTTGGGACAGACCCTCTACACACCACCAGTAGCTGCAGGGATTTTACCAGGCCTGTTCCGCCAAGAACTGCTAGCTAGCGGCCAAGCTCAGGAAAAATGGTTAACATTAGCTGATTTAAAAGAGGCCACCGCTATTTTTGGAGGAAATGCTGTCCGTGGCCTCTATCCTCTCAACCTTGAGCTTACTCACCTTAATACCCTCTTAGCCAACAGTCAAGACTAA
- a CDS encoding aminodeoxychorismate/anthranilate synthase component II, whose product MILLIDNYDSFTYNLAQYLSEFDETIVLYNQDPNLYDMAKKADALVFSPGPGWPKEANQMPKLIQDFYQTKPILGVCLGHQAIAETLGGTLRLAKRVMHGRQSTIETQGPTSLFCSLPKQVTVMRYHSIVVDQLPKDFIVTARDCDDQEIMAFEHRTLPLFGLQFHPESIGTPDGMTMIANFIAAISR is encoded by the coding sequence ATGATACTCTTAATTGATAATTACGACTCATTTACCTACAACCTCGCCCAATATTTAAGCGAATTTGACGAGACGATTGTCTTGTATAACCAAGACCCAAACTTATATGACATGGCCAAAAAAGCTGATGCTCTAGTCTTTTCACCTGGCCCTGGTTGGCCAAAAGAAGCTAACCAAATGCCAAAGCTCATTCAAGACTTTTACCAAACAAAACCTATCTTAGGGGTGTGTCTGGGACACCAAGCTATCGCTGAAACCCTAGGGGGCACCTTACGCTTGGCCAAACGTGTCATGCATGGCAGGCAAAGTACCATTGAAACACAAGGTCCTACCAGTCTCTTTTGCTCCCTCCCAAAACAGGTCACCGTCATGCGTTACCATTCTATCGTTGTGGATCAGTTGCCCAAAGACTTTATCGTGACCGCTAGAGACTGTGACGATCAGGAAATCATGGCATTTGAACACCGCACCCTGCCACTTTTTGGGCTACAATTCCACCCAGAAAGCATCGGTACCCCTGATGGCATGACCATGATTGCCAACTTCATCGCAGCCATTTCCCGTTAA